Genomic DNA from Cucumis melo cultivar AY chromosome 10, USDA_Cmelo_AY_1.0, whole genome shotgun sequence:
TTTTATGATGGTTCACTCCCAAGTTTCGTTctagtaagaaaaaaaaatgaaaattgtgAGTATATGAATAAGAACAAGTATTAGTATATACTACCTAGTATGAAAATTGAGGATCTTCTAGATATAAATGAGCTCATGCCAAACTATTGTTGTTTGTGTTTCTTAGGTATCTGTGAGGCTTTATTCTCATTTATTATATGCCTATGAGTACGAGCATctcctttttttaaaaacaaaataatatatatgcaTAACAAGAATATTGATTCATTTCAAACAAAAGTCGCCTTCACCTATTATTTTcgtttaaaatttaattttgttaattaagGACTTGTTTTGTAACTATttatattttgtgattttttattttatgttttttttttaaatgggcATGTTGAGTCACTAactcacttttttttaaaagaaaaaacaagatatttttattaattacgaacgaaaactaaaaattgaaaaaaaaaatgttaatgtTCTTAAATCAGCTACAAAACATAtatttagattttgtttttaataaataaaaattttagaacatacttaaaaaaagaaaaaaaaaaaaaacataaacctAAACTGAACCTTATCTTTAGTTTAAAGATCAGTGGTGAGATTTTAAGCTTTAAGGTTATAAAAACGACAACAAATCTTTCCAAATTTAActataattgatttttttttttgtctttatttTTGTTTAGGTTATTTAAGGAAGTTAAGTATACAAATTGATATATATGGAtaaaaatgaatatatatatatatatatatatatatatataaacagaacaaattacaaaatttgtcctataaaaaaaagttatggtttttaacctaattatgtgattttaaaatataaaatttagcCACTCCCTCAAAGTTTTTATATGGTTtgataaaatcttcttaaataGTCTATACTATCTATGAAGATTTTGTCAAACCATATgtaaaaacataaattttaaatataaatcaGAGAGACTTTATTCTATTTATAAAATGTAGGATTTAAATTCTCACCTTCTTCGAATCATAAAACTaattaagttttttattttaaccaAAAAGAAACCGGcaaaaatatgttttttaaaatttaggccAAAATGGAAATTATGAAACTAATATTGGATTTCAAATACATGTCTTCTTTTAGTACAACGCCATAACCAAGTAAATAAATTTGAATCTCTAAACTTAATAAAGAAAATACATATCAATTACCATTGAGCAATACTAAATTAGTCATCATCTCCTATTAAGATATTATgtttaattatatcaatttctAATGATTAATTTTTAACTATAGTACTTTAGCTTTAAATCTTAAAACTTTTTAATAATCGTTGTATTTGTTTGTCTAGGTTAATTGGGCTTCTCTCTAGCCCTATTTGTTTTTTCTCCTTCTTGTATTATCTCTTGTCATTAATGAAGTAGAAATGATGACTCTATTAAGGAGATGTTCACCTCGTGGAAATGCTCGGATGCACTAACCCATACCGTATcttttaaaagacaaaaaacAATCAATTTTTAACTATAGTAactaacaatatatatatataacttactATAGGTTTATTTACTGCTTTGTTTACACCAATAACTAAAGCCTTTATTTAGTTTGAGATTAGCTTAAAGAATGAGGTACATTTTTTTCCCAAGGGAAAGTTTTAATACTGGCTCGTACCTAATTAAAAATCGAAACTTAAAATTGTAAATTGTGTAGtatatttcatttaatattatatttgatttcaattttaaattttatagtttaatcatttttctttttattttaatccatGAAACAAAGTTATGGCCCTCCATAAGATCTACAGAAACTTGTCCTAGAGAAATATATGGTTACCTTCTTCGCAGCAAGCATCACATTACGCCATTACCTACTATATCAACAATGCCTCCAATATACCCACATCGCAATCCCAAAAAGCACATCAAAATTCATATCTTAAAAGATCGCAAGAGGGCATGACCAACTGTGAATCCTCACTACTATAGAAGTTGGATTACTTGAtattaatacagtgtcaagtaaacctttacttgacgtttttaaaagcgtcaTGTCAGATTACTTGAACACCTCTACCTCAGTTATTCTCTGCCTGCTCATCGCTTGTCTATCTTCAATCCTTCTAGGGCCACACATATATTCTAGCTTCATCGTAAAACAAAGAGTGAATAAGAGCAACAACATGAAATCACAACCATATCAAAGCATAAAACATATATATCACACATATATTGTAGATCTAAGCCCAACGAATTCAGGTTGTCACCTTAACGCAATTTACTCACTCTAATGTCGAAGTTACGAAAGTAATTGTCTTTAAGGATAGAATAATCACCTTTTCTTTTAGAAGTAGCACCACTTTtagaagaaattaatgaatgaAATAGCTTTCACTACAAAAAATTAGAGGTTTGCCGACGCAGAAAACGGCATCGGGATAAGCGCTGTCATAAGAAGTATATTTTCACAACGCCTTGAAAGAAGCGTCAGCAGTATGGATCGATATCTGGTGATGTTGCACAAACAACGTCGACAGAGGGTTTAGCTTCTACGACACAATGCATATACGTGTTGCCATTTTCCCAATCACTACTGACATTGCATGCAAGGCATCACGAGTGGTCAACCTTGTGCCGACGTTCGTTTGATCGTGTCGGCAAAGGGgaacatttaaaaattttgacaACAATACCACAACGCCGGCTTGCATGGTGTTATGAGAATCGTCTCTCTTCCGACATGAGTTGTTGACGTCGCAAGATGTGTGACGTTTAAACTTCTTTTGATAAGGTTCTCATGATGCCATATTGCATGGCGTCGTGAGAGCTTGAACATCTGCCGCTGTGGGAAGTTGACGTCGCAAGATGTGTGACGTTTTGACTCACTTTGACAAGGTTCTCACGATGCTGGATTGCATGGATTCGTTAGAGGTCAAACGTTTGTCGACGTGTAAAGTTAACGTCAAGAGACGTATGATATTTTGATTGATTTTGACAGGATTTTCTTGATGCCGTAAGTGACTGCGTCACGAGCTTGGGTTTCTATGCTGACGTCATAAGTGAAAcgtcgggagttcctctataaATGCCTAAGCTCGCGTTCTGTAATTCACAGAATCGAGAGTGAAAAGAAGTTTTTGGCCGAGAGAGAAAGGAAGGGAATATCGAGAGAGAAGTTGTCGTCGAGAGCTTTCTTTAAAGGGAAGGGAGTTGCCACTAAGAGAGAAGCCGAAAGTCGCTGCCACCCACTCCATTTTTTGTatcactagtacaaatttgggttttaacgacactagtaatcaaattattgtgtcgttaaaagtAAAAAAGGGTGGGGTGGAAgaaaaatgtgtcgttaaaactAACAAATGCAGactttttaacgacacattttttgCGTTGTTATTTAATGTTTCTTGACAAAAATTTTTCGTCGCTAATTAACGACAAAATTTATGTGTCATTAAAaagttattcaaataaaaaaataattctattaATTCTTGAAACAATTTTCCTTGACAAAAATTTTGCGTCGCTAATTAACGACATAATTAATGTGTCATTAAAAggttattcaaataaaaaaaaaaatatatttcttgacacaaattacaagtgtaaaaaaaaatccctAACTTGACCATTCGCGCCGCCTCCCTGCCTTCGACGCTATCTCTCTCAATCCAATCTCCGCCGTCGTCTCCCTCCGTCCTCCACCACTCGCATACCTTAGCCGTCGTTTCCGTACGCCACCCACCTCTGAAAGCCGTCCGACCTCAGCCGTTCTCTCCCTCCACCATCCACCATCGTTTCCGTTTTCTCTCGCCACCAACCGATCAACCTCAGCCATTTTTGCCTTCCACCATCGTCGCCGTTTTCTCCCTCCACCACCCGATCGATCGTTGCCGTTTTCTCCCTCCACCATCCCCCGCTCGCATTTGATTTCTGGCCGCCGACGTCGTCTCTCTCAATCCAATCTCTGCCATCGTTCAGGTAATTCCGTCGTTAATGTAACATtctgtgtttttgtttttgttcaatTTATGGTGTTTTGGGATATGGGTATTGTTCTTTGACCTCTCTTTTTGGTCTTATGATACCATACCATTTTTTGGGAATTCTAACATGAATTTGATTCTCTGTTTTCCTAATCTATTGGGTTTCTTCTTCCCCTTTGTTGGAATATTGGGAATTTGGTTGGTTGTTATTCAGCTGTTTTTTGGCCTCTTGTTCAAGAAAATTCTATTGGGTGTAAACTGAAGTTGGTGACTGATCTtggttttttctatttcttgttttgattgtttttctccTGTTTATGGAGCTTTTTTTAATCCCTTCAATCATGGAGCGATTTTGTTATATAACTACAAAGGAGTGACTTATTGTCTATGGAACAATGAAGAATCACTTGGAACCTATACAATATAGAATTATAGACAGAAAATTTTCAATGTATAATTGAAAAGTGATTGATACTTTTGACATGCAAACTCTTCAAGTGAGGGAAAAAAGAACTTAATGGAACGCAATAAGAGAACCATAAAAAAAGTTGTCTATTGGAATTGAGAGCTAAGACATTTTTCTGGTGGCCTTTTTCTGTCGTTGAACATGTTGggctctttttttcttttttaacttaaGACTGATagtgtttgtttattttagttGTAACTTTGGGGTTCTTCTCGTTTGAGTTGTTTTTGAAATCTTGTAGATTTGTGTGTATTTAATGCACATTGAGCTGTTAAGGCTTCCTAATTGGAATGCAGAGTGTTTGGTTGCATTAGATCATCACTCATCTTTAGTGGATCAATTGTGGTTGTCATCTCTTATTTTGGCTTCATCCTTTGGGtctgttatttttttttctatgatcCAAGTTCGAAGATTATCTTCTCTTCTATATGTAGCATAAGACtattgaaaattttctaaaCTTTGGTGCTTCGGTGTCAACTTTTCATAGTATTCTAAAATGCGTGTTTTacttttcctttcatttttaaaagtaaGATGGCAATATGTGAAGGTATAATTGCTATCTTTTAACTTCCTCGCGCTTCATAATCTCATTTGATCTTCCATGTCCAGCTCGTGTTGTGGCGTTTCAGCATTATTCTCTCTATTTTCTTGTTACCCACAGTCCATTTGACTCCTTTTATTTACACATGGAACTGTGTCTTAAGATTCGAGTTATCGAGTTTTGAATGGTGTTAGTATATTGTCCTGGTTAAGGTTCAATTAGTAAATTCTCTGTAAGTATCGAGACTTTGATCCCTTTCGAGTTTATTGTTGCTGTGGTTTTCGGtccaacttttaaaattttgtccTGTTTAGGTTCGTATTGTAAGAATGAGGTTTGAGATGGTTTCAAAGTAAATGATAGCTCCGGTAAACTCTTTGAGCATTGTTTTGTGTAACTTAGAAAATGTATGTCATTTTATTGTCTATTCATATATTTCATGCTTGTTCTGTTTAATCGACACCTTTGTATTAGTCTCTATGAAATTTTATGCATATGTTTATTTGATGCTCTTGTATTAGTCTCTATAAAATTTTATGCATATGTTTATTTGATACCAAAATTGTTGTGTATTTCAAAATTATGTGCAATGGAAGAACTTAAACAGAGGAATGAAAGTTGAATATTATTttagctagtatgatcatagagACATGGGCAGGATGTATAAAGATGATAGTTGGACATTATTACAAGCCGCGTCCAGAGAAATACAAGCTTACTTCAAACAGAAAGAACCCTTACTTTGGTGGTTCAGAAAATTGATTCGGGAGAGAGGAACAGAAAATAACAAGATCGATAACCGAATAGGTAAGTCATAAAAAGTTTCTCGTTTGCATATTACCTAATATGTAAGAGTGAGAAAATTTCTATGACTTACTCATGTTTTCTTATCGATCTTTGTCATTTACTGCTCCTCTCTTTCCAATCAATTTTTTGGAACCACTAAAGTAATGGTTGCTTTTGTTTGAAGCAACCTCGTGTTTCTAGCGACACACCTcataataatgttcaactttccTCTTTGCACATTCTCTGCCCATGTTCCTATAGTCATACTAGCTACAGTAATGCTGAGGCAATGTgcaaaaatgaagaaattaGCGTCTGCACTTAGAactatatttatgtttttatttttactttgtattatttatgtaatttcaaaatttacGAACGTGTACTTTTgtaatatttgaattaataataACTTCGATTTGGTATCTTAAtaatttctttcttattttacattaattgaaattcaatttagaaatttcataattttttatttattttacgttacttaataaaatttagaattttaatagttttttttttattaattttactttaattaataaaaaattaaatcagaTAACACTGTCGACGCCGCGTATTAGACGTCGACAATAAGGTATTTGAAATGCTGTTAACAAGAGTTGGTAGTTCACCACTGGCGACGTGTTGACCATGTCGACGAAGAATGCGTTGGAAGCTACCCTTTGTCGACACTGTCCCATTCGTGCGTCCAGAGAGCCTTTCACGATGCGTCTCTCATGATGATCTTGTCGACATTTGTTTCTGCGTCGACATAGCCTCTACCAACGCCTTCATTGATTTGGCCGACGCATCTTTGCATCAGTTTAGTCTTTTTTGTAGTGTTTGTGAATCTACCGAATctcaacaattttaaaaatagggAAAAATAGTTTTTGGAGAAGGTAAAAGATTatagaacaaaaaaaaccttgattcaaatttgaagaaagCACTTAATTTAAAGAATACTTTTAGCCATGATTCGAATAATCGAGTTTTATAGATATTCACGATGGTAGGGTTCACATTGATAGTGTGGATCTCGCTAGAAAGTTCCTTTTTGGCGAGGATGGACTGCTCGACATTCGGCTTGGGTTGCAGGTGAGAATCTATGATGTCTAGGTTCAATTACATGTAGTTCTTCTCAGATTGAAATGAGTTTCTCATCAAACTGCCCTTCAGTTTGAATGAGGGATTTTTGGCGGGTTTGGATCTAAGTTTAGAGGTGAAATTTAATTGGTATGATTTGGaggaattttcttttatatatatatatatatatatatatatatatatatatatatatttattgatatttttgttTACTTTTAGTTTTAAGTTTGTTGCTAACAGTATAATGATGGATCTAATATCACAACCAAAAGGATTAACAAATGCAACAAAGTGAAAATAATATAGAAAGAAATAACACATCAGACTTGGTAACGCAATTCGATGAAATACACCTACTTAGGGGAGTTTCCTCCAATTAAAAAGAACTTCACTAGAGTATATAAAATGGGTCACGATTATATACAACTTACTTTTAATAAGTAGTTTTAATGAATGACAGCCAATCACTCGGGCTCTCCTCTTTAGTAGGAGATCTCCTTGATGTTTCAAGGCTCTCCTGAATTATTCAACTCCTGCACTATAGTGTCATTTTAGGATCCTCTTAACTACTACTACTTCTCTTCTCAACCAATGTTGAACAACTTGTCAATAGCAAATAAGCTTTTGAGAACCAGATCAATAAAAACGAAGTCTTCGGATGTTTTTCAACCTAGCACATAGAAGAAACATCAGCAGCCGTACTTCACAGCTTAAATCACAAAACCTGTTTCTATAGTCTCTACAAAAACAACTAACACACCAACTCTAATAAGAAAAAGACCTACTAACCAAATAAGAAAAAACAATCATTCTGCATAACGTCAATATCCTATAACGAAAACAATAAGGAAAGAAGATTAAAAGAGAACTTTTGCAGCCAATTCAAAGGTTCGACCGATTTTCTGatagttttttgttgttttcgTTCAATTTTTAGCTCTGTGTATTGAGTATGAGTTAAACTAAAATTCAGTGCCCATCAAATAGAATCAAAGTTTGGTTGGGGTATGAGCCGTGCCAAGTAGCGGAAGCAATGAATGAGAAATTATGGTATGCAAAGGTTGTAGAACTTGACAGACCATACAAAATAGAGAAATGACATCAGAATAGTTGATGCCAAAAAAAAAGGGACTACAGGATCAATATGTATATGTTTAAGTAGGAAGCACTTTCCTTGCATTCTTAGAGAGCATGGAGACTCGTTTTAGAGGCTTGAGACAGAAAGAGTATTTCTAACTAAGAGATAATAGAACGATGAGGCAAGAAAGTTCAAGTTGGAAGAGAATTGAGGCAAGGCACGCCACAgacaaattttcattttttgtgaAACAAAAGTAGCCCATATCAATTTCCAAAACTTTTCCACAAGAGAATTAGAGGAAGGCGATGCTCGCGTTGAGCCAGCTTGTACGCATGCACTTTTGACATAGtataaaccttttttttttacataatgcTAGAAAAATGCGATACATTTCATAATTACACTCATACCTAACTCTACACAACTTTCTTTTAGTTGTCACTTGAcacatatattttatatatgcatatatatattcaaatctCTTTTATTATCATTCATTTTTGGAATTTATTCTGACTTTAAATACTAGGCCACCAATTTATGGTAGGTTTcagttttttgttttctttttttaacatgGTAGATTAAAATCTATGAGcatcaacctttttttttctccttttctaaTTCGATTATATATACAAACTTTAGCATATATGggataaactaaaataatatatattgatCTCAATAGAACACAAGTGGATGAAATTGTTATAAAGAACATTCAATTTTGCTTAAAGTACTTGGTTACGTTTGCAGCAATATTTaataaacttaaaaattttGGGTACACATCCTCGAGCTCCAGTACATATGCAGTACAAGTTGTTAagtgataattttttttttctttctgactaAAGAAAAGGCACATGAAGATAGACATATGGTCTGAACTGCATCCAAATATTACTTttagtaacaaaaaaaaaataccgCTTCATGCAACATGTTTGGATACAGTTTTGTGCAAAACATCTTTCCTTGCTCCTACGAACTTGTCCACTAACTTTCCGTTCTTGAAGAATTGAAACGAGGGAAGGGCTCCCACTCCGTACTCATTGGCAACACTCTAcacaaaaacaaataatatacATACAGTTGTGTTGTCTTTAACTACTAAAGAAGTTTGGCATGGTGATATTCATTAAGATAAGTTACAGCGTACCATGAGTTCGTCAACGTCCACTTTCAAAACTATAACATTATTACTCATTTTATTCGCTAAATCTTTAAGAACAGGAGCCATGCCACGACACGGGGCACACCATGTTGCAGTAAAATTCACGACGACCTAATATCGACAAAATGTTGAAAACAATGTTATATACCTACCCAAAAAGGAGAGGAAATTAATTGAAGGaaatgataaaataaatatttttttaaaaaaaatgtaccAATTTGTTGTATTGTTTGGCTTTGAGGAGCTGTTGCTTCCAAGAACCAACAGTGTGGCAAGAAACTACTTTGCCCATATCATTCATTATTGCAATATATATACCTTACCAAACGAAAAGGCAAAAGGGCAAAATGAGCAGATTAAAAAGGGATTTGTATTTGAGACGaaagaaaatatatgaaaatctATGGAGAATTGAAGAGCGAAATGGGGTGAATTTATAGTGCTTGAAAGAtgagggaaaaaagaaaaagaaatggtgTTGTGTGGGGCAATGAGATTTTCATCACTTTTTTTCAGCTATGTGTTGACTTTTTAAGCATCTTGATTACGAGCCATGGAAATTAAAGCATTTTATTCactaattcttttcttttatttatttctaattATGCTTTACTGATCAGTGCTTTctcatattttttaaattacctTGTATGAATGCCTTTTACTTTGAAGCTTTTTTCATGATTCTTTCCATTATATGATTTTTTTCGTTTATATTGTttctttacttttattttttgcttATAAAATGTATTATGGTCCTTCTCTTTATTTGAAAGAAACATGTAAGTGTTTGAGGAATGTATGATACAAAATATGACGTTACTGCTCTGCATTTCAAGAAGAGTTTGTCACATAACAAACTATGATTAAAATAATGAAATGGGAtgtacaaaaatatttacacccgtataacaaaacccggaagttagccattttctaaatatttcaagtttgtcattccatctttcttttcttcctcgacattcgtcttcctccttttatttcttttatcctcttccttctttcttcttttctctttttttttttttttcctgtaatttctttccatcgtctttctacttttcttctttttcttttcgctgcgatttattttcatcgtctttctttttttctttttttttacgtcatgtacaaaaaatagcaaaatctcactagaagaaatctggtctttaatgtcgggtggaaaaaatgaaaaatgggctttaatgtcgtttttcaaaagacggatgtttaatgtcggttttaaaccgacattaaacactCTGCTTTTTTAGAattgacattaaagcccatttttattttatttttatttttaaattttgtaaaaattcaactttctctctcttattttttaatctcatcactttcttccctctcttcttcgaCAGTTGCCGCCACCACCACCAGCATACATCAGTTTTCTTGCAGGAATGGCAGGGTTGGGGCTCCACCTCTCCTGTTCCCACCATGGTTACGAAAATTATCGACGAATTGAAGGTCTTGGAGAAAAATGATGATGCCCAAATGAGTTTTGGTGGTAATGGCGGCAAACTTCAGGTTTGTCATAAACCCATTGGATATGTTTTCTGCCTCTTCTTTTACTTTGTTACCTTTTGGTTGATACTGCAACAGAGTCTATTAAATCCTATACACAAGTATTGTTTCTATATCTCTTGCAATCATTCAACTCATCTAGATATTGTTAATGGAGTAAACGGCAGCTTGGAATTTTAGATTGATTCATGTCTTCTCATTCAAAATGGTTTTGGAATTTCTTAAACGAAGTGAATGTCACATGGAGTCTTATTATTAGAAGTAGAGTTTAGATAATCTCTGTTCATCCGCCCAACGGCAGCTGCTAGTAACTTTCGTGATCCTTGGGATGGATTGACGTTTCTAAAAGTAAAACCAGGTCTTTCATGGAAAAAGGATCACTTTTTAACTTAGCATTGGTAGGAGACTTGGGTAGTCGGAAGATTATAACCCATCTTGCAACTCGTTCCCTAAATAAAgtttatggatttttttttgttctaatttcttcttcacATCATTGAATTGTTTGTTGATTTAATTCTGTTAGATTTTTCCTTTGTTAGAGTGTGAAGCGGTTTTTGGGGAAGTTTCTGTTTGGCTATCAAGGAAGAAAAATCTTGATTTTTCTTTGTGGTTTTCGTGTTGGTAGACAAAAGAAGTTAaatgtaagtttttcttttggttttgtgtaatgttcatatttgttataaagtttttttttttatgtttttaggttttgtttcctaattcattggatagaattcattggttttatgtagttttttttagtgtttttagAGATTTATTATCATGTGTGCATGGCAAGTGGTGGGGTGTGGTTCCATgaagttgttatatatattgTCTCGGACCTTATTAATATTGTATTGATCCCATAGTCGTTGAGTTTTCATTCATATACTCTTTTTCTTCCCGTAGTATTCTATATAATTGCATGACTTATTGCATTTTGAATGAAGTTAAATCAAAAGCTAAACATATAAAAGAAGCAAATTTATCATTCTTCTCCCGTGCAGACTTTAATTAATAGAAGTTAAGCAGATTTTTTTTAGTTAGAAACAGAATGAAGAAACctaataaatagaataaaatcttCAATCTAAGCCTAAACCAAGAGCCAAGATCCATCAAATTATGTAACAAAAGTATAGTAAATATAACATTAATTACAATCTAAACTTAAATCAACAGAAATAGGTGTCTCAACAATTATACATTTAAcaattacaaaataattaataaaaacaaatagaatttttaaaaagaagaaaacgaagaagaagaaggataaAAGCCAGCTTATGGTTATGGTGTGATATTTATAGGTAGCGAGACTTCGATCAAAACTTTACTACAATTTCAATGAGCAAGTTCATGATTCCGACTCACGAATTCTT
This window encodes:
- the LOC103502660 gene encoding thioredoxin H1-like, whose amino-acid sequence is MNDMGKVVSCHTVGSWKQQLLKAKQYNKLVVVNFTATWCAPCRGMAPVLKDLANKMSNNVIVLKVDVDELMSVANEYGVGALPSFQFFKNGKLVDKFVGARKDVLHKTVSKHVA